Genomic DNA from Thermoanaerobaculia bacterium:
TGGCACTTCATCGAGGCGCCGCGCGCCGAGCTCTACGACGTCGAGGCCGATCCGCGCGAGGTGCGCAACCTGGCCGATGACGAGCGCCGCGTCGTCCGCGAGCTCCGGGCGGAGCTCGCGGCGCTCGATGCCACCGTCCAGCCCGCGGCCTCCGGCACGGCGCCCGTCGAAGAGGACGAGGAGACCATGCGGGCGCTGGCGGCGCTCGGCTATATCGGCGGCCAGGCGCTCGACACCGGCAAGTCGTTCCGGGACCTGCCCGACCCGAAGGACCGGCTCGACGTCTTCGCCAAGATGGGCCGGGCGCGCGGATTGGCGCGTGGCGAGGACTCGAAGAAGGCCATCTCCCTGCTCGAAGAGGTGCTGGCGGAGGACCCGGAGGTCGTCGACGCCTGGTTCACTCTCGCGAACGTGCACTATCGCGAGCGCAACTGGGCGAAGTCCGCCGAGTACTACCGCGAGACGCTCGCGCGCCGCCCCGATCACGACTGGGCGATGATCGGCCTCGCCGACACCTACGTCGCCCGCGGCGAGATCGACGCTGCGGTCGCCGGCTATCGCAAGTACCTGGAGGTCGATCCGAAGAACGCCCAGATTCTCTATCGGCTGGCCCAGGTCGAGCTCGACGCCGGCCGTGATGCAGACGCCGAGAAAGGCCTGCGGAAGACCCTCGAGGTCGAACCGCGGACGGCGCGCGCCGAGGTCGGTCTGGCGGTCGTCGCCTTTCGCCGGAAGGATCTGCCGGCGGCCCACGCGGCGCTCGATCGTGCCCAGCGAATCGACCCCCGAGCCAAGCACGCGCGCTACAACCGCGCCCTGATCTTCGAGGCGGAGGGCCGGCTCGCCGAGGCGGCCGCCGCTTATCGCCAGGAGATCTCCGATCATCCCGGGAGCTTCAAGGCGTTCTTCAATCTCGGCCGGCTGCTCGAAGCGATGGGGGACAGGGCCGGAGCGCTCGCGGCCCTGCAGAGCGCCGTCGCCATCAACGGCGAGTACGCGATGGGCCGCCTTTTTCTGGCGCGGGCGCTGCTCGCGACCGGGGATCTGGCCGGCGCCGAACGCGAGGCGCGCCGCGGGCTCGAGATCGACGCGCAAGGCCCGTTTGCGCCGCTGGGGCACTACGTCCTGGCGGATGCCTACGGCCGTCAGGGGCGCGCCGGCGATGCGGCAAGGGAAGCGCAGCTGGGCAAGGAGGCCGAGGCCCGCGCCGCGATTGTGGGCAACGCGCGGGCGAAGGTCGCGCCCGCCGATCCCGATTCCTAGATCCGGCGCTGCGAGTTTTCAGTCAACGGAGGTGAAGGGCGGTCAGCTCTTCGCTTCGAGCTCGAGCGCGCGCCAGAGGTACCAGCTGGCGGCGGTTCGATACGGTCGCCACTTTTCTCCGAGCGCGAGCAGTTCCTTGGGCTTGGGCAGGACCTCCCTCCCGAATGTGCGGGCGAAGCCCTTGCGTACGCCGTAGTCGTCGAGCGGCAGCACGTCCGGCCGGCCGAGAGTGAAGATCAGGAACATCTCGACCGTCCAGGTGCCGATGCCGCGGACGCTCGTCAGGCGCTCGACGAGCTCGCTGTCCGAGAGTTTCTCGGCCGCCCGCCGGGTGGGAATCTCTCCGGCCAACGACTTCTGCGCCAGATCCTTGACCGCGGCGACTTTGCTGCGCGACAGCCCCGCGGCCCGCAGGAGCTCCTCGGGGGCGTCGGCGATCTTCTCCGGACCGGGGCAGCGGCGCGAGCCGAAGCTCGCGCAGACTCGGGCATAGATCGTCGCGGCCGCCTTGCCGGTCAGCTGCTGGTAGACCACCGACTCGAGCAACGCCTGGTAGGGGGTCTGCCGCGGTGCGATCGTGAGCCGGCAGGGGCCGACCTCGCGGATGAGCCGCGCCATCGTCCGATCCTTGCGGGAGAGATGCGCCACGGCGGTGTCGACGTCGAACAGCGGTGAGACGTTGGTGTCGCGAATTTGCGTGGCCTCCTCTGCTTCGGGGAGGCGGGAGTCTAGCGGATCAGGTCGAGAACGCCGAATCGACTCGGACGATGGAAATCGGCGGGCGAAGTGAAGGTCGGCGACCAGCACGAGAACTCCGGCTCTCCGCCGTGCGGACGCTCGATGCGGTAGAAGTTGGCCCTGAGCGTCGACGGCGGCGCTGCGAGATCGAGGCCGCGCCATGGGATGGCGAGGTGGGCACGCCAGTCGGCACGCTCGCCGGTCGGTTCGGCGCCCCACTCGAGGCCGCTGCAGTTCCATTGCGTGTCGACCTGCATGCCGATGCGATCGCCGTGGGGATTGAAGACCCGAGCATCGAACAGCACACCGGCCGGGCTGAGCTCGAACTCGAAGTAACGGGTCGGCACCGCCTCGCCCGGAGCGAGAAAGAGCTCCACGACCTCCTGCTGCCAGAGCGGGTCGTCGCGCTCGGTGAAGGTGCCCCAGGCGTCGTCGTCGCAGCAGTGGAAACGGACGTGGAGGTGCGACTCCTCCCACGCGAGCTCGACCTGCGTCGGCCAGCACGCCTGCGCCCGGCCATCGGCACGCACGAACGCGGTGAGCTCCGTCCGGCCAGCGCCAAGGTGGACGACGCCGACCCGCGGGGGCGTCACTCCCATGGGCCGGGTGGCATCGCCAGGCGTTCGACCGCCTCGCCGGCGAGCGCCGAGCGCTCGAGGATCTCGGGGACGTCGCCCAGCGTCACGCCGGCGAACCAGAGATTCCCCGGCCAGACCACCACGGTGACCCCGCGGCTGCAGTGCTTGAGGCAGCCGGTGCGTGTCACCAGCACCTCGTCCCTGAGCCCGCGGGCTCGCACCAGGTCCTTGAATGCCTGATAGACGGAGAGCCCGTCGCGCGCGGCGCAGCAGGGTTTCTCGGAGTCCGGACCGCGTTCGTTCACGCACACCAGCACCTGGGATTGCGGCTTCGGCATGCGTGGATACTAGCGAAGCGACGCAGCAGGCGCGGTCAGAAGTGGCGCTGCGCCAGAAAGCTGGCGAGAGATCCGGGCTAGGATCCTGCCCGGGCCCCCTGAATGACCGCACGCATGCTCCTCAATCCTGCCGCCGGGCGCGGCCGCGGCCGGCGCTCGATTGCGGCGATCACCGCGGCGGCGCGCCGGCACGGCATCGAGGTCGAGGTTCCGGAGAGTGCGGCGGATCTGACGGCGTGCGCGCGGCGCGCCGCCGGTGACGGGATCGAGCGCCTGCTGGTCGGCGGCGGCGACGGCACCTGGCACCAGGCGGCGCGCGGCCTCGCCGGCAGCGCCTGCGCGCTCGCCCCGATCGCCCTCGGTACCGGCAACGATCTGGCGCGGGAGCTCGGCTTTCCGCTCGACCCGATCGCGGCGATCGGTCGCGCCGTCGAGGGTCCGGTCACCCGCATCGACCTCGGCCGGGCTGGCGAGGGGATCTTCTGCGGCGTCGCCGGTTCGGGCTTCGACAGCCAGTGCGCCGAGTACGCGAAGAGCGTCCGCCGGTTGCGCGGCCCGCTGGTCTATGTCTGGTCGGTGATCCGGGTGCTGGCGCGCTTCACGCCGCTCCGCGCGACGCTCGACCACGACGGCGGGAGGTTCGAGGGCGAGGTCATGTTCGTCTCGCTCGCCAACACCCGCTGGTTCGGCGGCGGCATGCACATCGCTCCGCACGCCGACGCGACCGATGGACTGCTCGACGTGGTGATCGTGCACCGCGTCTCTCGCCTGCGGCTGCTTTCGGTCTTTCCGCGCGTCTACTCCGGCAGGCACCTCACGCACCCGGCGGTTTCGATCCTGCGCACCAGCCGGGCCCGCCTCGCTTTCGATCGTCCGTCGATGCTCTATGGCGACGGCGAAGCGATCACCCCGGTGCCGATGGCTTCGTTGTCCGGCGATGCGGCCGGCGGACTCGCAGTGAGCCTCGAGCCGAAGCGGCTCGCCGTCGTGCGCTCGCAGGAGGGAAGGCTAGCGTGAAGTCTGGGACGGGTGAAGCGAGGAAGCCCGGCCCGGGGTCGCCGGGCCGGGCCGATGCGGCTCGCCTCAGAAGCTGAAGACGAACTCGACGCCGACCGTCCGCGGGTCGTTCGTCATGCCGGTCAGGTTGTTGAAGTCGATGCCGTTCTGGACGATCTCTTCGTCGGTCAGGTTGCGGCCGAAGATCGCCAGCTCGTAGCGCGCGTCGGAGAAGGCATAGGCGACGCGGGCGCCGATCTCGAGCGAGTCGCCGTTGAACTCCTTCGACTCGTAGAGGAAGAAGCTCTTCTCGCTGTGGTAGGCCCAGTCGAGGCTGGCGGAGAAGAGGCCTGAACCGGCCGGGCGCCGGTAGTCGACGATGCCGTTCACGATCCACTCCGGCGCATGCGGCAGGGGGTTGCCGTCGACGCGCGCCAGGCCGCCGACGATCGGGTCGAGCACCGTGCAGCCGCCGCCGCAAGGGGTCACCCCGAGGCTCGGATCGTCGATCTCGGTGTGGTTGTAGCTGCCACCCAGGTTGATCAGCCAGTGGGCGGCCGGCATCCAGTCGATGTCGGCCTCGAAGCCGTAGCCCTTGCTCTGGTCGGCGTTGAGGAGCGTCGCGGTGTTGAACTGCCCGCCGACGGCGACGAGCTGCTGGCCGTCGACGGTGAACTCGTAGAGAGCGAGGTTCAGCCGGAGCTTGCGGTCGAGCAGCTCGCTCTTCATGCCGACCTCGAACGACAGCACCTCCTCCTCGTCGGCGATCGAGACGCAGTTCGTCGCCGGGTTCGTGCCGCCCTGGAAGTCGGCGCAGAACAGGATGCGCCCCTGGATCGACGGGGCGCGGAAACCGGTGCCGGCGCGGCCGTAGAAGTTCACGGTCTCGGTGGCCTCGTAGTTCGCCGAGAGGTCCCAGGTGACGAGGTCGGCGTCGGTCGACGCCCGGATCGGTCCCGCCGTCGGGGTCTGGAAGGTCGGGTCCGGGCGCTCGACCGAGAACTCCTTCTCGTCGGTGGTGTAGCGCAGGCCGCCCTTGAGCGACCAGCGATCGGTCGGCCGGAAATCGACCGAAGTGAAGAGCGCCCAGGATTCGGTGTCCTGGACCTGGAAGGCGTACCCGTCCTGGACGCCTCCGCCGAGCGTGTCGTAGCTGAAGCTGTCGGCCTGGAGGCTCTCGTCGAAATAGAAGAAGCCGACGAGCCAGTCCCAGGCGCCTCCCGTGTCACTCGCCAGACGGATCTCCTGGGTGAACTGGTCGAGGTCCGGAATGCCGTCGGCCGACTCGGAGGTGAAGGGGATGAACCCGGGGCCGAAGGGCGGCGCATAGACCGCTCCAAAGCCGCCGTCGATGTCGCCCCGGCTCAGCATGTCGAGCGTCTCGTAGCCGGTGATGGCGGTGAGAGTCGCGAAGTCGAACTTGTAGTCGAGCGTGAAGGCGCCGCCCTGGGCGCTGATCTCCTGGAAGTTGCGGCCGTCCTGGTAGACCTTGTCCTGCGAGAAGTCGCTCGTCAGGTCGCTGGTCCCCGACTTGATGATGTTGGCGCGGAAGACGCGCGCCGTCCCGTCGAGCTCCCAGCCGTGGATGTTGAACAGCGCGCTCAGGCGCTCGTTGGGCTCCCAGAGGAGCTGCAGGCGGTAGGCGCCGGTCTCGTGGCCGCCCAGGGCGTCACTTTCACCGGTGAAACCGTTGTCGATCCAGTCGGACTGCGACTGGTAGAGCACCGAGGCCCGCACGGAAAGCGTCTCGGTGAGGGCGCCGCCGAACGCCGCCTTGGCGTCGACGGTGTTGAACGTTCCGAACGAAGCGCTGACGAAACCGTCGCGCTCCTGGGACGGCCGGACGGTGTCGAACTTCACGATGCCGGCGGGGGTGTTGCGCCCGAAAAGCGTCCCCTGGGGGCCGCGCAGGACTTCGGTGCGCGCGACGTCGAAGAGCGGCATGCCCTTGACCACCGGGTTCTCGAGGACGACGTCGTCGACCACCATCGAGACCGGCTGCGAGGCGTTCAAGTCGAAGTCGGTGTTGCCGAGGCCGCGCACATAGAAACGCGGGAAGGCGCGGCCGAAAGAGGACTCGAGCAGGAGACTCGGGACCCGTCCAGAGAGGGCCTTGACGTCACCGGCGCCGGAGGTCAGGAGGTTGAACTTCGCCGTGTCGAGGGTGGTGATCGAAAGCGGCACGAGTTGGACGTTCTCTTCCCGCTTCTGCGCCGTGACGGTGATCTCGTCGAGGACGACCGCGGTCTCCTCTTCCGTGGCGGCGGACTCGGCGGCCCCGGCGGGCGCCGCAGGCGGCGCCTGGCTTTCCGCCTGCTGGGCGAAGCCGGCGCCGCTTGTGAACGGCAGGAGGGCGAAAGCGATCCAGGCTGCGAGGTTTCTCCGCGACGGCAAGATGGCCATGTTTGCAGTCTCCTGTTGAAATTTTGCGAGAGTGTAACACCCGGACTCGGCGTGAAAAGCGTGTCTTTCGAGCTCCTCGAAGCCCCACTGGAGGCAGGCGCGACAAGGGTTCCCGAATCCGGGAGGAGGGCGCGGGAGGGGCGAACTGCACAGTTCCTTGTGCGGCTGACAGGCTCCCGCCGGTCGGGTAGGATTCCGTATACGAAGTTCAGCCGTCGTCGTTCCGCCTTCGCCTGGAAATGCGCCGTGCCTCGCAGAGGGATGTTCTCGCGCTCGCAGCTGTCTGGATGGACCGCTTTCCTTCCCTGTTTCAAGGAGATTGACTTTATGAAGAGGTTGCAGAGGGTTCTCGCAGCAGGCCTGATGTCCGCGGCGTTCGCCGCGACGGTCTGGGCCCAGACCGACGTCACCACCACGCGCGTCTCCGGCACGATCAGCGCCGAGGACGGATCAGTCCTCCCGGGCGTCGCGGTCACGGCGACGAATCTCGCGACCGGCCTGGTCGTGACCGCCACCACCGACGGCGAAGGCTTCTACCGCCTGTTGAACCTGCCGACCGGCAACTACAGCTTCACCGCCGCGCTCGACGGCTTCGCCACCTCCAGCCGGGCGGATGTCCGCCTGGTCCTCGGCTCGACGCCGACGATCGACTTCACGATGCAGGTCTCGGCGATCGTCGAGACGATCGACGTGACCTCGGAGATCGCGGTCATCGAGGTGACCAACACCTCGAACTCGACGACGATTCTCACCGAGCAGATCGAGAAGATGCCGCTCGCCTCGCGCGACTTCCGCAACCTCGTCCTCCTGACGCCGCAGACGCGGTTCGACAGCGAGCGCGGCAACCTCGCGATCTCGGGCCAGCGCGGCATCAACACCAACGTCACCCTCGACGGCGTGGACTTCAACAACGCCTTCTTCGGCGGCACGGTGGGCGGCGCCGAAGGCCGCGCTCCGCTCTCCGTCTCGCAGGAGTCGATCAAGGAGTTCTCGGTCATCACCAACGGCGCCTCGGTCGAGTTCGGGCGCTCGGGCGGCGGCTTCGTCAACGTGATCACCAAGAGCGGCACCAACAACCTGCACGGCTCGGCCTTCTACTACAACCAGCCGCAGAGCCTGATCTCCGACTTCGCCAACGGCACCGAGCCGGCCGACCAGGAGAAGGACCAGTACGGCGGCTCGATCGGCGGCCGGATCGTCAGCGACAAGCTGTTCTACTTCCTCTCCTACGACGAAGTGAACAAGAGCGAGACGGTGCCGATCGATCCGCGCGTTCTGGACGCCGGAGTTTTCGCGCGCTATCCCGAGCTCGCCTCCCCGGACACCTATACCTTCGGTCAGGATGGTGACGTGCTCTTCGGCCGCCTCGACTGGCAGCCGACGCAGGAGCACCGCCTGATGCTGCGCGGCAACTTCACCAACTACACCGGCGTGAACGGCACCTCGAGCGCCACCACCCGCACCGAGTCGTACAACGGCATCGAAGGCCTCGACACCGAGGCCTGGGTCGCCAGCTACAGCTCGCAGTGGGGCAACAACGTGCTCAACGACCTGAACATCAACTACATCGTCGAAGACACGCCGCGCGAAGACAAGGGCCTCGACCTGCCGGACTTCCAGGTCTCCGGCCTGGGCGCCTACGGCGAGGTGTCGTTCCTGCCGATCGTCTCGACCACCGAGCGCAAGGGCATCGCCGACACGGTGACCTGGCTGACCGGCGACCACATCCTGAAGTTCGGCGGTGAGTACAACGACACCAGCATCGACCAGATCTTCAAGGGCAACTGGCGCGGCGTCTTCCGGTTCAACAGCCGCGCCGATTTCCTGGCCGGCCGCTGGGCCTCCTACAACCAGTTCGGCGGTCTGGGCGGCCTGACGGCCGACGAGGCCGGCCGGGCGGACTTCGGTCAGAAGGAGACGGCGCTCTTCATCCAGGACCAGTGGTTCATGAAGTCGAACTTGACGATCTCGGCGGGCGTCCGTTTCGAGAGCCAGGACAATCCGAACGACCCGATCCTGAACCCGCGGGATCGCAACGCCAACGGCTCCTACAACCTGTCGACCGAGATCCCCGACGCCGACATCACCGACCAGATCTCGCCGCGCTTCGGCCTCACCTGGTCGCCGGGCGACCAGAAGTCGGTCCTGCGATTCTCGGCCGGCCGTTTCTGGTCGCGGACGCCGGCGATTCTGATGGCCCAGCTCTTCACCTCGAACGGCCTGCAGGGAACCCAGTACCAGATCAACGCGCCGACCGGACCGGGCGGCGCTGTGCTGCCGCCGACCGATCCGCTGGCGCCCGGCTGGGGGACGAACTTCACGGTTTCGGGTACCGAGCGTATCGACTTCACTCGGGTTCCGACGCCACGCGCGCCGGGAGTCTTCACTATCGACGAGGATTTCGAGAATTCGTACACCGACCGGCTCACCCTCGGCTTCGAGCGTGAAGTGGCCTCGCAGACCGTCGTCGGCATGGACATCACCTATGCCGAGGCGAAGCAGCTGCAGCGCCTCACGGACACCAACCTGCAGTACGACGGCACGCTGGCGGCGAACGGACTGCCGCGCTACAGCCGGACCCGCCCGAACGCCTACTACGGTCGCGTCACGACCAGCCTCTCGGACGCCGAGTCGGCGTTCACCGGCATCACCGTGCTCGCCAAGCGCCGGATGAGCGCCGGATTCCAGTACTACGCGGCGATCACCTGGTCGCAGGACAAGGATCACGACTCGAACGAGCGCAACTTCGCCGGCATCCAGGCCGAGGACGTCAACAATCTCGACCTGAACTACGGCGTCTCGAACCGCGACCAGGCCTGGCGCGGTCTCTTGAGCGGTCTCTGGGACACCGGCTGGTGGGGGATCAATGTCGCGGGTTCGTTCCGCTATGCGACCGGTTCGCCGTGGACCATCACCGCGGGCTCGGACGTGAACCTCGACACCAACAACGTCGACCGTCCGACCATCCTCGGCGTGCATCAGGAAAGGAACGGCGAGCGTCAGCCCGACGGCTACTCGCTCGACCTGCGGATCGGCAAGGACATCACCGTCGGCCCCGGCGTCATCGGCATCTTCGCCGAGTGCTTCAACTGCACGGATGCGGCGAACCGCTTCATCCCGGGCGTCAACATGTCCTGGGGCAACGCCGCCGGTTCCACGCCGACGAACGCGAACTTCGGCAAGGAGACCGGTTTCGGCACGCCGCGCACCATCCAGTTCGGCGTCCGTTTCGACTTCTGATCTTTCGGAAGACGAATCCGCAGGGAGAGGGAGGGGCGGCGACGCCCCTCTCTTTTTTTTGTCTAGAATGACCTCGACCATGGCTCGCGTCTCCCCCCTGCTGCCGCTCTCTGCCGCGGCTCTCCTTCTGGCCGGCTGTTCCGTGAACAGCTACGTGGCCGGAAAGGTCGGCACCGCGCTCACCCAGGGTGGCTCTTCCTGGAGCACGGAGGACGATCCGGAGCTGGTCCGCGACGCTCTGCCGTTCGCGCTCAAGACGATGGAGAGTCTGGCCCAGGAGGCTCCGCGGCACACCGGCCTCCAGCTCGGTCTCTGCCGCGGCTACTCGAGCTACGCCGGCGGCTTCCTCGAGCCCGAGGCCGAGGCGATCGAGGTCGAGTCCTTCGAACGCGCGAAGCAGATCCGCCTGCGGGCGGAGAGGCTCTATCTGCGGGCCTTCGGCTACTGCAAGCGGGCCCTCGATCTCGACTTCGACGGTGCCGGCGGGGATCTCGAAGGTTCTCCCGCGGAGCTCGACGCCGCGCTCTCCAGGGTCTCGGCGCAGGGTGTCGAGACGCTCTACTGGACCGGCGTCGCCTGGGGCTCGGCGGTCGCGCTCGGTCTCGATCGTCCGGAGCGAGTGGCCCAGTTGCCCACCGTGCGCGCGATCTTCGAGCGCGCCTTGGCGCTCGAAGAGGCCTGGGATCAAGGGTCCCTGCACGAAGCGCTGCTGGTCTTCGACTCGATGCCGGCGATGATGGGCGGGTCCGCCGCGCGCGCGCGCGAGCATTTCGACCGCGCCATCGAGCTCTCGCATGGCCGGCGTGCGAGCCCCTACGTCACCTGGGCGCGCTCTTCGGCGGTGGCTCGCCAGGCGCGCCGCGAATACCGGGAGACGCTCGAGAAGGCGCTGGCGATCGACCCGGATGCCTCGCCTCCCGATCGTCTGTTGAATCTCGTCTCCCAGCGCCGTGCGCGGACGCTGCTCGATCGCATCGACGATTTCTTCTTCGTCGATGAAGCCGACGAATCCGAAGGTCAGCTCCCGCCAGCGGCGGGGGAGGAGGCTCCTGATGAATAGAACTGACACGTCCCGGCACCGGCCGGCGCGACTCACGGTCGCCGCGGCATGGCTGCTGGCGCTCCTCTCTCTCACAACGGCCCTCCACGCGCAGACGCTCAAGATGGCGACGCTCGCCCCGCAGGGCTCGATCTGGGATCAGGCCATCCGCGCGATGGGCGAGCGCTGGGCGAAGGAGACCGCGGGGAGGGTGCAACTGCGGATCTACGCCGGAGGGGTCGCCGGCGACGAGTCGGATGCGATGAGGAAGACCCGGGCCGGACAGTTCCAGGGTCTGGCGATCACGGTGGCCGGGCTGACGGAGATCGACAGCGCGTTCAACGTCTTCCAGATTCCGATGTACTTCGAGAGTTTCGAGGAGCTCTATTTCGTGCTCGCCGAGCTGCGCCCGGCGCTCGAGGCGCGGCTGGCGGCGAAGGGCTACGTGCTGCTGCACTGGGGGCACGGCGGCTGGATCCACCTCTTCTCGCGCCAGCCGATTCGCACCCTGGCCGACTTGAAGCAGCAGAAGCTCTTCGTCTGGGCGGGGGACGACAGCGCGGTGCAGGCGTGGAAGAAGAACGGCTATCAGCCGGTGCCCCTCGCCGCCACCGACATTCTGCTCGGCTTCCAGACCAAGATGATCGACGTCGTTCCGACGACGCCGATCGCCGCGCTTTCGCTGCAGTGGTACCGCCAGACGCCCTACATGCTCGGCATGGGCCTGGCCCCGCTGGTGGGCGGCGTCGTGCTCACGAAGGGCGCCTGGGACAAGATCTCGCCCGCCGACCAGGCCTTGGTCCTCGCGGCGGCGAAGGCGACCGAGAAAGGGCTCGAAGCCGAGGTTCCGCGGCAGGACAAGAGTGCCATCGACCAGATGAGCCAGCGTGGACTGTCGGTCGTCGAGATCGGTGCAGAGGAGCAGAAGTCCTGGCGCGGCGAGGCGCAGCGATTCGCCGTCGCGGCGCGCGACGGACGGGTGCCGGCGGAGATCCTCGCCGCGGCGGAGGCCGCGATTGCGAAGTTCCGTTCCCGCCCGGCGGCGGCTCCGGGCGGAGGGGCTGGCAACTGAGCTTCCTGCGCCGCGCTGAATCGACTCTCGCCATCCTGCCGCTCGCGGCGATGGCGCTCATCGTCGCGAGTGAGCTCGTGCTCCGGCAGCTCGGCGGCAGCGGCGTGCCCGGTGCGCTGCCCCTCGTCCAGCACCTGACGCTCTGGCTCGGCTTCCTCGGGGCGGCCTACGCCGCACGCGAAGGCAAGCTCCTGGCGATCGCCTCTTCGGCGCTGTTTCCGGAAGGACGATGGCGGCACGCAGCGGCGATCTTCGCCGGCGCGGTCGGCGCCGCGGTTTCGATCCTCCTGGCGCGAGCTTCGCTGGAGATGGTGCGGCTGGACCGCGAGGCCGGCGGCGAGGTCGCGCTCGGCATTCCGATCTGGGTGGCGCAGCTCGTGCTGCCGGTCGCCTTCGTCGTGCTCGCGCTGCGGCTGGCCTGGATGGCCTCGCCGCTCCTGAGCGGACGGGCCCTGGCGGCCCTGGGGCTCGTCGTGGGCACGCTCCTCGGGCAGTATCCGCTGTGGACAGAGGGCGCTCCCAAGCTCGCGGGTCTCGTCGTCCTGCTGCTCGGGGCGACGGCCGGGGCGCCGCTCTTCGTGTTGCTCGGTGGCGCCGCCGTCTGGCTGTTCCTGACCGACGGCGTGCCGATCGCGGTGGTGCCGATCGAGAGCTACCGCCTGGCGGTGCACCCGACCTTGCCGTCGATTCCGCTCTTCACCCTGACCGGGTTCCTGCTCGCCGAAGGCAAGGCCGCCCTGCGCCTGCTGGCGCTCTTCCGCGCCGCCGTCGGCTGGTTGCCCGGCGGCACTGCCGTGGTGACGGCGGTGCTCTGCGCCTTCTTCACCACCTTCACCGGCGGGTCGGGGGTGACGATCCTCGCGCTCGGCGCGCTGCTCTTCCAGACGCTTCAGGCGGAGCGCTACCGCGAGCGCTTCTCGCTCGGGCTGCTGACCTCCTCCGGCGCGCTCGGCCTGCTCTTCCCGCCGGCGCTGCCGCTCATCTTCTACGGCATCGTGGCCTCCGTTCCGATCCCAGACCTCTTCAAGGCCGGCATCCTTCCCGGCATGTTGATGGTCGGGGCGGTCGCTTTCTGGGGCCTCCGCGAAGGGCGGCGGTCCGGAATCGGTGGCCAGCCTTTCTCCTTTGGGGAGTTGGCGCGCGCGTCCTGGGCTGCGAAGTGGGAGATCCTCCTGCCCGTCCTGATCGTCGTGCTGATGCTCACCGGCCGCGCCACGGCGGTCGAGGCGGCGGGCGCGAGCGTCCTCTACGCCGTGGTCGTCGGGCTCGCGGTCCATCGCGACATCTCCTGGCGCCGCCTGCCGCACGTGCTG
This window encodes:
- a CDS encoding sulfatase-like hydrolase/transferase, giving the protein MPALRRPHGRTPPIWIGLGLAVCLAGAFATLGCGGSGGAGDSDAAVSSRGLTVEKTLGPLPSGVRPDQLNVLLVTLDTTRADRIGVYGRPLGAPAAETPVLDRLAATGANFLHAASVTPLTLPAHATLMTGLLPAAHGVRDNGGYRLADDRKTLAEAFSAAGFRTGGFVSAYVLDHKWGIAQGFEQYFDDFDLEKMKTLSLGEIQRPGDETIAHAMQWIDGLQAGQNGAAGQGERFFAWVHLYDPHTPYTPPEPWKSRYPEAPYNAEIAWTDSLVGRLLEYLQARGLRDRTIVAVVGDHGEGLGDHGELDHGYFIYRSTSWVPFLLDAPFAAAKGRVVPTPVGHADVAPTLLELAGVAGGLEPGQGRSLVPLLAGEADPAGSPPRAYSEIFLPRLHYGWSELRSLRRDRWHFIEAPRAELYDVEADPREVRNLADDERRVVRELRAELAALDATVQPAASGTAPVEEDEETMRALAALGYIGGQALDTGKSFRDLPDPKDRLDVFAKMGRARGLARGEDSKKAISLLEEVLAEDPEVVDAWFTLANVHYRERNWAKSAEYYRETLARRPDHDWAMIGLADTYVARGEIDAAVAGYRKYLEVDPKNAQILYRLAQVELDAGRDADAEKGLRKTLEVEPRTARAEVGLAVVAFRRKDLPAAHAALDRAQRIDPRAKHARYNRALIFEAEGRLAEAAAAYRQEISDHPGSFKAFFNLGRLLEAMGDRAGALAALQSAVAINGEYAMGRLFLARALLATGDLAGAEREARRGLEIDAQGPFAPLGHYVLADAYGRQGRAGDAAREAQLGKEAEARAAIVGNARAKVAPADPDS
- a CDS encoding DNA-3-methyladenine glycosylase 2 family protein, producing the protein MARLIREVGPCRLTIAPRQTPYQALLESVVYQQLTGKAAATIYARVCASFGSRRCPGPEKIADAPEELLRAAGLSRSKVAAVKDLAQKSLAGEIPTRRAAEKLSDSELVERLTSVRGIGTWTVEMFLIFTLGRPDVLPLDDYGVRKGFARTFGREVLPKPKELLALGEKWRPYRTAASWYLWRALELEAKS
- a CDS encoding carbohydrate-binding family 9-like protein produces the protein MGVTPPRVGVVHLGAGRTELTAFVRADGRAQACWPTQVELAWEESHLHVRFHCCDDDAWGTFTERDDPLWQQEVVELFLAPGEAVPTRYFEFELSPAGVLFDARVFNPHGDRIGMQVDTQWNCSGLEWGAEPTGERADWRAHLAIPWRGLDLAAPPSTLRANFYRIERPHGGEPEFSCWSPTFTSPADFHRPSRFGVLDLIR
- a CDS encoding (2Fe-2S) ferredoxin domain-containing protein, which encodes MPKPQSQVLVCVNERGPDSEKPCCAARDGLSVYQAFKDLVRARGLRDEVLVTRTGCLKHCSRGVTVVVWPGNLWFAGVTLGDVPEILERSALAGEAVERLAMPPGPWE
- a CDS encoding diacylglycerol kinase family lipid kinase, with product MLLNPAAGRGRGRRSIAAITAAARRHGIEVEVPESAADLTACARRAAGDGIERLLVGGGDGTWHQAARGLAGSACALAPIALGTGNDLARELGFPLDPIAAIGRAVEGPVTRIDLGRAGEGIFCGVAGSGFDSQCAEYAKSVRRLRGPLVYVWSVIRVLARFTPLRATLDHDGGRFEGEVMFVSLANTRWFGGGMHIAPHADATDGLLDVVIVHRVSRLRLLSVFPRVYSGRHLTHPAVSILRTSRARLAFDRPSMLYGDGEAITPVPMASLSGDAAGGLAVSLEPKRLAVVRSQEGRLA
- a CDS encoding TonB-dependent receptor is translated as MAILPSRRNLAAWIAFALLPFTSGAGFAQQAESQAPPAAPAGAAESAATEEETAVVLDEITVTAQKREENVQLVPLSITTLDTAKFNLLTSGAGDVKALSGRVPSLLLESSFGRAFPRFYVRGLGNTDFDLNASQPVSMVVDDVVLENPVVKGMPLFDVARTEVLRGPQGTLFGRNTPAGIVKFDTVRPSQERDGFVSASFGTFNTVDAKAAFGGALTETLSVRASVLYQSQSDWIDNGFTGESDALGGHETGAYRLQLLWEPNERLSALFNIHGWELDGTARVFRANIIKSGTSDLTSDFSQDKVYQDGRNFQEISAQGGAFTLDYKFDFATLTAITGYETLDMLSRGDIDGGFGAVYAPPFGPGFIPFTSESADGIPDLDQFTQEIRLASDTGGAWDWLVGFFYFDESLQADSFSYDTLGGGVQDGYAFQVQDTESWALFTSVDFRPTDRWSLKGGLRYTTDEKEFSVERPDPTFQTPTAGPIRASTDADLVTWDLSANYEATETVNFYGRAGTGFRAPSIQGRILFCADFQGGTNPATNCVSIADEEEVLSFEVGMKSELLDRKLRLNLALYEFTVDGQQLVAVGGQFNTATLLNADQSKGYGFEADIDWMPAAHWLINLGGSYNHTEIDDPSLGVTPCGGGCTVLDPIVGGLARVDGNPLPHAPEWIVNGIVDYRRPAGSGLFSASLDWAYHSEKSFFLYESKEFNGDSLEIGARVAYAFSDARYELAIFGRNLTDEEIVQNGIDFNNLTGMTNDPRTVGVEFVFSF